In Pedobacter sp. WC2423, the following are encoded in one genomic region:
- a CDS encoding hydroxypyruvate isomerase family protein has product MNRIEFLRNSAIATGAMIAGSSVNALAGSSEKTQELAGKTFNLDYAPHEGMFAQHAGKSFLDQIQFMYDQGFRSIEDNGFLGRPVAEQTKIGDLLAKLGMRMGVFVVDGGDNWKISLTTGQKEFKAKFAETCHRCVEAAKRCNAKWVTVVPGFYERKLPYGIQMANVIDAMRAGAEIFEPHGLIMVLETLSDTPELFLQQTHETYSLCKAVNSPSCKILFDIYHMQRTEGNLIVNIDRCWEEIAYLQIGDNPGRKEPGTGEINYKNLFKHLHQKGYKGVMGMEHGNSIKGKEGELRVIQAYREADSFL; this is encoded by the coding sequence ATGAACAGAATAGAATTTTTAAGAAATAGTGCAATCGCAACTGGTGCAATGATTGCAGGCTCTTCCGTGAATGCGCTAGCGGGCTCTTCAGAAAAAACACAGGAACTGGCTGGCAAAACATTCAACCTGGATTACGCGCCTCATGAAGGTATGTTTGCGCAGCATGCCGGTAAAAGTTTTCTTGATCAGATTCAATTTATGTACGACCAGGGATTCAGATCAATTGAAGACAATGGCTTTTTAGGCAGACCTGTAGCAGAACAAACAAAAATCGGTGATTTACTCGCTAAACTGGGCATGAGGATGGGCGTATTCGTTGTAGATGGGGGTGATAACTGGAAAATATCGCTGACTACCGGTCAAAAAGAATTCAAAGCTAAATTTGCAGAGACTTGCCACCGTTGCGTGGAAGCTGCCAAACGTTGTAATGCCAAATGGGTAACCGTAGTACCTGGGTTTTATGAGCGTAAACTTCCTTATGGAATTCAGATGGCAAATGTAATAGATGCTATGCGTGCAGGTGCTGAGATTTTTGAGCCACATGGCCTGATCATGGTACTGGAAACTTTAAGTGACACACCAGAACTGTTTCTGCAACAGACACATGAAACTTATAGTCTTTGTAAGGCAGTCAATAGTCCATCTTGCAAAATCCTCTTCGATATTTATCATATGCAGCGAACTGAAGGAAACCTGATAGTCAATATAGATCGCTGCTGGGAAGAAATTGCCTACTTGCAGATTGGTGATAATCCAGGAAGAAAAGAACCGGGAACGGGTGAAATTAATTATAAAAATCTATTCAAACACCTGCACCAAAAAGGGTATAAAGGCGTAATGGGAATGGAGCATGGCAATTCCATCAAAGGCAAGGAAGGGGAGTTACGTGTTATACAGGCTTATAGAGAAGCAGACAGCTTCCTGTAG
- a CDS encoding FAD:protein FMN transferase, whose translation MVVFIHKTLVIVVLLLFSLFAQKKEQQQYTLRGYAQGTDYSIKYFAESPLVSGAEVDSILLKIDSSMSLYKPYSLISQFNNTTRSFRMDHHFLRVINKSFEIYEATQGRFDITVAPLVQAWGFGPKPIAAFPDSTRIKELLKNVGMDLLSIQGNELFKKQPGVQIDLNGIAQGYSVDVVADYLLHKGIRCFVVEIGGEIRMKGPKPDGTAMRVGIEGPALNEQSEPQLRHVISFNEGAVTTSGNYRKYLQAAGKKIAHLINPKTGYPLDNRLISVTIFAKDALTADGYDNAVMAMSVEQALAFVGANKNMEAYIIYHRKNGSVTDTLTAGFKKMIVN comes from the coding sequence ATGGTGGTTTTTATCCATAAAACTCTGGTAATCGTTGTATTGCTGTTGTTTTCCTTGTTTGCACAAAAGAAGGAACAACAGCAATATACTTTACGTGGTTATGCACAGGGAACTGATTATTCGATTAAGTATTTTGCTGAATCTCCTTTAGTCAGTGGAGCAGAGGTGGATAGTATTTTGTTAAAGATAGATTCATCCATGTCTTTATATAAGCCTTATTCTTTGATTAGTCAGTTTAACAACACCACCAGATCTTTCCGTATGGATCATCATTTTTTACGCGTGATCAATAAATCATTTGAGATTTATGAGGCTACACAGGGCAGATTTGATATTACTGTAGCTCCGCTGGTTCAGGCGTGGGGTTTTGGGCCAAAACCCATTGCTGCGTTTCCTGATAGCACAAGGATTAAGGAATTGCTGAAAAATGTGGGAATGGATCTGCTCAGCATTCAAGGGAACGAACTCTTTAAAAAGCAGCCGGGTGTGCAGATTGACCTGAATGGAATTGCACAGGGCTATAGTGTAGATGTGGTTGCGGATTACCTGCTGCATAAGGGTATCCGGTGTTTTGTAGTGGAAATAGGCGGGGAGATCAGGATGAAAGGGCCAAAACCTGATGGAACTGCTATGCGGGTAGGTATAGAGGGGCCGGCTTTAAATGAGCAGTCAGAACCTCAGCTCAGGCACGTCATTAGTTTTAACGAAGGTGCAGTGACCACTTCTGGAAACTACCGGAAGTATTTACAGGCTGCTGGAAAAAAGATAGCTCATTTGATTAATCCAAAAACAGGTTATCCGCTGGATAATCGATTGATCAGTGTAACCATTTTTGCAAAAGATGCTTTGACTGCTGATGGGTATGATAATGCAGTGATGGCGATGTCTGTAGAACAGGCCCTTGCCTTTGTAGGTGCAAATAAAAACATGGAGGCCTATATCATCTATCACCGCAAAAATGGTAGCGTTACAGACACACTGACTGCCGGTTTTAAGAAAATGATTGTAAATTAA
- a CDS encoding FecR family protein: MKRSRIIELLARKMAGEATPYELEELKVLIDSYPDSVYYEEVLKQIWLNNEENETAIPDADRIYQCHRLRFYNELTTPVPEESILFLHQYKKLSIAVLTLCLIFFAGLFYLHSHEQDNFNTQLIAGKGVRKKMKLPDGTLVWLNSDSKLAYHSDINKKKVRIVHLTGEAFFDVAHHESQPFVVRTDKIAIKVLGTAFNVKAYPVDQKSVATLLRGSIELSVNERPQQKIILNPSEKFVLQDGQQGVLKMDAQDITLMIEHIVPIHIGGNEYIEEVSWKNNTLVFHNESFADLKPRLERWFNIKIYLGSSRAKSYRFTGVFKNENIKEALTAMQLIKPFTFNLSTHDVTIY, encoded by the coding sequence ATGAAAAGAAGCAGAATTATAGAATTATTAGCTCGTAAAATGGCTGGTGAGGCAACCCCATATGAATTGGAGGAGCTGAAAGTGCTGATTGATAGCTATCCTGACTCTGTTTATTATGAAGAAGTACTCAAACAAATCTGGCTCAACAATGAAGAGAACGAAACAGCTATCCCTGATGCAGACCGTATTTATCAATGTCACAGATTACGGTTTTATAACGAGCTGACTACGCCTGTACCGGAAGAATCAATTTTATTCCTTCATCAGTATAAAAAACTATCTATCGCTGTTCTTACTTTATGCTTAATTTTTTTTGCTGGCTTATTTTATCTCCACAGCCATGAACAGGATAATTTCAACACGCAGCTGATTGCAGGAAAAGGAGTACGCAAAAAGATGAAACTGCCTGATGGCACTTTAGTCTGGCTCAATTCGGACAGCAAATTAGCTTACCACTCAGACATCAATAAAAAAAAGGTACGTATTGTACATTTAACTGGTGAAGCTTTTTTTGATGTTGCCCATCATGAGTCGCAGCCATTTGTAGTCCGTACCGATAAAATTGCAATTAAAGTACTAGGCACTGCATTTAATGTAAAGGCTTATCCTGTAGATCAGAAATCTGTAGCTACGCTATTACGCGGGTCCATTGAATTATCTGTCAATGAAAGACCTCAGCAAAAAATCATTTTAAATCCTTCGGAGAAATTTGTACTGCAAGATGGTCAGCAAGGAGTACTAAAAATGGATGCTCAGGATATCACCTTGATGATTGAACATATTGTACCTATTCATATTGGAGGAAATGAATATATTGAAGAAGTTTCCTGGAAAAATAATACGCTGGTATTCCACAATGAATCATTTGCAGACTTAAAACCAAGGCTGGAACGCTGGTTTAATATTAAAATTTACCTGGGTTCATCCAGAGCAAAATCTTATCGCTTTACCGGAGTCTTTAAAAATGAGAATATTAAAGAAGCCCTGACAGCTATGCAGTTAATCAAACCCTTCACCTTTAATCTTAGCACACATGACGTGACCATCTACTAA
- a CDS encoding formylglycine-generating enzyme family protein, whose product MRIKVLFTVPLLLSALLSSGQEKSYTQQIEGTKLSFTMQAIPAGEFLMGSKKGKTDELPVHRVKLDAFWMAAFELTWDLYEPFLYKDYETSHSTGPVPANVDAVTRPTKPYLDMTFGMGKENHPALAMTHYNAIQYCKWLYARTGVFYRLPTEAEWEYACRAGSTTEYAFGETAAGLSDYAWFKENSGGKTHAVGQKKPNPWGLFDLYGNVAEWTYDQYAADFYAAQQKGVAVNPVAAPAKLYAHVIRGGSYEDTSSDLRSAARLASDPVWKQLDPQIPKSNWWFPEAPFIGMRLVRPVNAPSKAEITAYYDQPVIADY is encoded by the coding sequence ATGCGCATTAAAGTATTATTTACAGTTCCATTACTGCTGAGTGCATTGCTTTCGTCCGGGCAAGAGAAATCTTATACGCAGCAAATTGAAGGCACCAAACTAAGTTTCACTATGCAGGCTATTCCTGCGGGAGAATTCCTGATGGGGAGTAAAAAGGGAAAAACAGACGAGCTGCCTGTACACCGGGTAAAACTGGATGCTTTCTGGATGGCTGCTTTTGAGCTGACCTGGGATTTATATGAGCCTTTTTTGTATAAGGATTACGAAACTTCTCATAGTACCGGACCTGTACCTGCAAATGTAGATGCAGTAACCAGGCCTACCAAGCCTTACCTGGATATGACTTTTGGAATGGGAAAGGAAAACCATCCTGCGCTGGCGATGACACATTACAATGCGATACAGTATTGTAAATGGTTATATGCCAGAACAGGGGTGTTTTATCGCTTACCTACAGAGGCCGAATGGGAATATGCCTGCAGAGCAGGAAGTACTACTGAATATGCTTTCGGGGAAACTGCTGCCGGATTGAGTGACTACGCCTGGTTTAAGGAAAACAGCGGAGGTAAAACGCATGCTGTCGGACAGAAAAAACCGAATCCATGGGGTTTGTTTGATTTATATGGAAATGTAGCTGAATGGACGTATGACCAGTATGCAGCAGATTTTTATGCGGCGCAGCAAAAAGGAGTTGCTGTTAACCCTGTGGCTGCTCCGGCTAAATTATATGCCCATGTGATCCGGGGAGGTTCTTATGAGGATACGTCGTCAGATTTACGTTCAGCAGCAAGACTGGCTTCAGACCCGGTTTGGAAACAGCTTGATCCTCAGATCCCAAAAAGCAACTGGTGGTTTCCTGAAGCTCCATTTATTGGGATGCGCCTGGTAAGACCTGTAAATGCGCCTTCTAAAGCTGAAATCACAGCTTATTATGATCAACCTGTGATTGCCGATTATTAA
- a CDS encoding Gfo/Idh/MocA family protein codes for MNNEELREKRREFLKSSALIAGGVLLNQFAFAGGHTSTDDTIKIALIGCGDRGTGAAFQALSTTQNIKLVAMADAFQDRMDNSYKVLFDKFKDKVDVPKERRFIGFDAYKQAIALADVVLLVTPPGFRPGHFEEAVKQGKHVFMEKPVAVDAPGIRRVLAAAELAKQKKLNVVVGLQRRYQANYRETMKRIQDGAIGEIYSGQVYWNSGGVWVKKREPQQTEMEYQMRNWYYFNWLCGDHIVEQHVHNIDIANWVKGAYPVSVQGTGSRAWRTGKDYGEIYDNHAVELTYADGAVIYSQCRHFEGTENRVDETFQGTKGRTYLSAGNHGVLWDHKGKEIFSHPAKGNKNPYQTEHDELFAAIAKGEFKFSDAERGAKSCFTSIIGRYATYSGQTIKWDDALKADNSLFPAELSWTAHPRLMPDAHGLYPIPTPGKTKVI; via the coding sequence ATGAACAATGAAGAATTGCGTGAGAAACGCCGCGAATTTTTAAAGTCTTCGGCACTGATTGCCGGAGGTGTATTGTTAAATCAATTCGCTTTTGCAGGTGGACATACTTCCACTGATGATACCATTAAGATCGCCTTGATTGGCTGCGGAGATCGTGGAACTGGCGCAGCTTTCCAGGCTTTGAGCACCACTCAGAATATAAAGCTGGTGGCTATGGCCGATGCTTTCCAGGATAGAATGGACAATAGTTATAAAGTCCTTTTTGATAAATTTAAAGACAAGGTTGATGTGCCTAAGGAACGTCGTTTTATAGGTTTTGATGCTTATAAACAAGCTATTGCCCTGGCAGATGTAGTTTTATTGGTGACGCCCCCAGGATTCAGACCTGGTCATTTTGAAGAAGCTGTTAAACAGGGAAAACATGTTTTTATGGAAAAACCTGTAGCGGTTGATGCGCCGGGAATCCGCCGCGTACTGGCAGCTGCAGAGCTTGCAAAACAGAAAAAGCTGAATGTAGTAGTAGGTCTGCAGCGCAGATATCAGGCCAATTACAGAGAAACAATGAAAAGGATACAAGATGGAGCGATAGGTGAGATTTATAGTGGACAGGTATATTGGAATAGCGGCGGGGTTTGGGTTAAAAAACGTGAGCCTCAGCAAACAGAAATGGAATATCAGATGCGTAACTGGTATTATTTCAACTGGCTATGCGGAGACCATATTGTAGAGCAGCATGTACATAATATTGACATCGCAAACTGGGTGAAGGGCGCTTATCCTGTTTCTGTTCAGGGAACCGGCAGCCGCGCCTGGAGAACAGGAAAAGATTATGGTGAAATCTACGATAACCATGCAGTAGAGTTAACTTATGCAGACGGAGCTGTGATTTATAGCCAGTGCCGCCATTTTGAAGGAACTGAAAACCGGGTGGATGAAACTTTCCAGGGCACTAAGGGCCGCACGTATTTATCAGCAGGAAATCATGGGGTATTATGGGACCACAAAGGAAAAGAAATATTCAGCCATCCGGCTAAAGGAAATAAGAATCCTTATCAAACAGAACATGATGAATTATTTGCAGCAATTGCTAAAGGAGAATTTAAGTTCAGCGATGCAGAACGTGGAGCTAAAAGCTGCTTTACTTCAATTATAGGCAGGTATGCCACTTATTCCGGACAGACGATCAAATGGGATGATGCTTTGAAGGCAGATAACAGTCTTTTCCCAGCTGAACTGAGCTGGACGGCCCATCCCCGGTTGATGCCCGATGCGCATGGATTGTATCCAATCCCAACACCCGGAAAAACTAAAGTAATTTAA
- a CDS encoding TonB-dependent receptor: protein MLNWIFVLSFLFCFQVSASSYSQNKKIDLNLQRIKLKDALVILERKGNFRLLYSEEDLPPDKDITLMQKDILVFDALSFLLKGTNLKFQSMEDDLIVIRPKNRAIADIVVRGIVTDEKGSGIPGVSIKLKETTAAATTDASGKYSIKVPDNGVLIFSYLGYNTQEVPVSNRPVINVKLQENSQALTEIVVVGYGTQKKAVVSGAVASVKGSELAKTPTVNLSNSLAGRLPGVTALQSSGEPGADGSTIRIRGVNSLGNNDALIVIDGVPNRAGGLERINPNDVESVSVLKDASAAIYGSRAANGVILITTKQGKSGKPQLSYDFSYGLQQPTRIPKMSNSTQYAEILNELNIFGADLPVDQWSAASQAFKATGSYKRTDNGNVLSAVYRPDELQKLSDGSDPLRYPNTDWFKTTLKNWSPQQRHNLQLTGGAENIKYLVSLGYLDQDGYYKKSATGYKQYDLRINLEAAVSKYVTLTLGLTGREEARNYPTVGAGDIFRMLMRGKPTEQEVWPNGLAGPDIEFGYNPYVITTDQTGYNRDQRDYFQSTGKIDIKVPGVEGLKITGTASIDKFAGRQKRWQTPWTLYYWDKKSFEADGVTPLLTGSVRSERTDASLGETAGAQLAINLMGMATYDKKIGDHTFNLMAGVTKETVNNDGFSATRRYFLSTALQQLVAGSDREQTVGNPADAPNNLYNRARLSYFGRAGYNYKEKYLAEFLWRVDGSYIFPENKRFGFFPGVSAGWRVSEESFFKDHVKFINNLKIRASYGQMGAEAYFGDALAEYQYLNTMGFGNYIINNQYSQTLVENRVPNLDFGWEVANNANVGLDASFLNNKLSFEFDYFYNKRTKILISRGSSIPGSSGITDKLPPVNLGKVNNKGFEFKLSYNDHVGELNYGVSVNGGYSKNKIIFWDETPGAPSWQQSTGMPTGTDLIYEYTGVFRDAAEIKANTINYSALTNNLLPGDMKFRDVNGDGKIDGNDRIRSDKTSTPTFTGGFNLTLQYKNFDLSALIQGAGGGVQIVGLTESGDIGNFLDWSYQNRWTIDNPSSEFPRLSNRGKTYYTDFNNAGRNTYWLRSNNYVRLKNVEVGYTLPSAWCKKAGISAVRVYVNGLNLITVDKIGIWDPESTNSSAQYYPQARVINTGIKATF from the coding sequence ATGCTAAACTGGATCTTTGTTTTGTCTTTTCTCTTTTGTTTTCAGGTATCTGCCAGCAGCTACTCTCAAAACAAAAAGATTGATTTAAACCTTCAGCGAATAAAACTAAAGGACGCTTTGGTTATTCTGGAGCGTAAAGGGAATTTTCGTTTGCTATACAGCGAAGAAGACCTCCCGCCGGATAAAGATATTACCCTGATGCAAAAGGACATCCTGGTCTTTGATGCGCTGAGTTTCCTTTTGAAAGGCACTAACTTGAAATTTCAGTCTATGGAAGATGACCTGATCGTCATCAGGCCCAAAAACAGGGCTATTGCTGATATTGTGGTCAGAGGGATAGTTACCGATGAAAAGGGGAGCGGTATTCCCGGAGTCAGTATAAAACTTAAAGAAACGACTGCTGCTGCAACGACAGACGCATCAGGTAAATACAGTATTAAAGTTCCTGATAATGGGGTGCTGATCTTTTCTTATCTGGGTTATAATACGCAGGAAGTTCCAGTCAGTAACCGGCCCGTAATTAATGTCAAACTCCAGGAAAATAGCCAGGCATTGACAGAAATAGTTGTGGTTGGTTATGGTACGCAGAAAAAAGCAGTGGTATCTGGTGCAGTAGCATCGGTGAAAGGTTCAGAACTGGCCAAAACACCAACCGTCAATTTGTCCAACTCTTTAGCTGGACGCTTACCTGGAGTAACGGCTTTACAATCCAGCGGGGAACCGGGGGCTGATGGCTCTACAATCCGGATTCGCGGGGTAAATTCCTTAGGAAATAATGACGCACTGATCGTGATTGACGGGGTGCCAAACCGTGCAGGTGGTTTAGAAAGGATTAATCCGAATGATGTGGAAAGTGTGTCGGTGCTGAAAGATGCTTCGGCGGCAATTTACGGATCGCGCGCAGCGAACGGGGTAATCCTGATTACGACTAAACAAGGAAAGTCGGGTAAGCCTCAGCTTTCTTATGACTTCAGCTATGGTTTGCAACAGCCAACCAGAATACCTAAAATGTCCAACTCCACACAATATGCGGAGATCTTAAATGAGCTGAATATCTTTGGCGCAGATTTACCTGTTGACCAGTGGAGCGCAGCCTCGCAAGCATTTAAAGCTACAGGTTCTTATAAAAGAACGGATAATGGAAATGTATTGTCGGCCGTTTACCGTCCCGATGAACTGCAGAAATTAAGTGATGGTTCTGATCCTTTGCGCTATCCGAATACAGATTGGTTTAAGACAACTTTAAAAAACTGGTCACCTCAGCAAAGACACAATTTACAATTGACAGGTGGCGCAGAAAACATCAAATACCTGGTGTCTTTAGGCTATCTGGATCAGGATGGTTATTATAAAAAATCTGCTACAGGTTATAAGCAATATGATTTAAGGATTAACCTGGAAGCTGCAGTGAGTAAATATGTGACTTTAACTTTAGGCCTTACTGGCAGGGAAGAGGCCCGTAATTACCCAACTGTCGGTGCTGGTGATATTTTCAGGATGCTGATGCGTGGTAAGCCTACGGAACAGGAAGTCTGGCCAAACGGGCTGGCAGGACCGGATATTGAATTTGGTTATAATCCTTACGTGATTACGACAGATCAGACAGGTTATAATAGAGATCAGCGTGATTATTTTCAGTCGACTGGTAAAATTGATATTAAAGTACCGGGTGTAGAAGGACTAAAAATTACAGGTACAGCTTCTATTGACAAGTTTGCAGGCAGACAAAAAAGATGGCAGACTCCCTGGACTTTATATTATTGGGACAAAAAATCTTTTGAAGCTGATGGAGTTACGCCTTTGCTAACCGGATCTGTGCGCTCGGAACGTACTGATGCAAGTTTAGGTGAAACAGCAGGTGCGCAACTTGCCATTAACTTAATGGGAATGGCTACTTACGACAAAAAAATTGGAGACCATACTTTTAATCTGATGGCGGGGGTAACTAAAGAGACTGTTAACAATGATGGTTTCAGTGCAACACGCAGGTATTTCCTTTCTACTGCTTTACAACAATTAGTAGCAGGAAGTGACAGAGAGCAAACTGTTGGCAATCCTGCAGATGCACCGAATAATTTATATAACAGGGCACGCTTAAGTTATTTTGGGAGAGCAGGTTATAATTATAAAGAAAAGTATCTGGCTGAGTTTTTATGGAGAGTAGATGGTTCTTATATCTTTCCGGAAAATAAACGGTTCGGATTTTTCCCTGGAGTTTCAGCAGGATGGAGGGTATCGGAAGAATCTTTCTTTAAAGACCATGTGAAGTTCATCAATAACCTGAAAATCAGAGCTTCTTATGGGCAAATGGGTGCTGAAGCTTATTTTGGCGATGCCCTGGCTGAGTACCAGTATTTAAATACGATGGGCTTTGGAAATTACATCATTAATAATCAATACAGCCAGACCTTAGTAGAAAATCGTGTACCTAATTTAGATTTTGGGTGGGAAGTAGCGAACAATGCGAATGTGGGTTTAGATGCTTCATTTTTAAATAACAAGCTGAGTTTTGAGTTTGATTATTTTTATAACAAAAGGACTAAAATCCTGATCAGCAGAGGAAGTTCTATTCCAGGCAGCTCTGGTATCACTGATAAGTTACCTCCTGTAAACCTGGGAAAGGTAAACAACAAAGGGTTTGAGTTTAAATTGAGTTACAATGACCATGTTGGTGAATTGAACTATGGGGTAAGTGTAAATGGTGGATATTCTAAAAATAAGATCATTTTCTGGGATGAAACACCAGGTGCACCTTCATGGCAGCAGTCTACAGGAATGCCAACAGGTACGGACTTGATTTATGAGTATACAGGGGTATTCAGGGATGCTGCGGAAATTAAAGCTAATACGATTAATTACAGTGCATTAACTAACAACCTGCTTCCGGGCGATATGAAGTTCAGAGATGTAAACGGGGATGGTAAAATTGATGGGAATGACCGGATCAGGTCTGACAAAACCAGCACACCAACTTTTACAGGTGGTTTTAACCTGACTTTACAATATAAAAACTTTGACCTTTCAGCCTTGATACAAGGTGCGGGTGGCGGGGTTCAGATTGTAGGTTTAACAGAATCGGGAGATATTGGAAACTTCCTGGACTGGTCTTATCAAAACCGCTGGACAATTGATAATCCAAGCAGTGAGTTCCCTCGCTTGTCGAACCGTGGTAAAACGTATTATACAGATTTTAACAATGCAGGCAGAAACACCTATTGGCTGCGCAGTAACAATTATGTAAGACTGAAAAATGTAGAGGTGGGTTATACCTTGCCATCTGCCTGGTGTAAAAAAGCAGGCATTAGTGCGGTAAGAGTTTATGTTAATGGCTTAAACCTGATTACAGTAGACAAAATTGGAATCTGGGATCCGGAATCAACCAATTCCAGTGCACAATATTATCCACAGGCAAGGGTGATCAATACAGGGATCAAGGCTACTTTTTAA
- a CDS encoding RagB/SusD family nutrient uptake outer membrane protein, whose amino-acid sequence MKAIFKNTYILLTTALLASFASGCKKDFLSVKPPTQIPSELVWKDPALAQAFVTEIYNGLGNGGFPEQMLSSVTDESLFTHPNRGIDLVNAGIINPTNLGWVDDTWAYNRMYNRIRSCNITIEKLSGADNGITDKNIKDQLLGEAHFLRAYFYHQLTRFYGSVPLITKVYALDEDYAVKRSTYEECVNFIVKDCNDAIKELAGKSTQKGRTSALAAMALKSRVLLYAASDLHDSPTARSKSKGVISGYANPEFLGYITGDRMQRWKAAQDAAKAVIDAGSGYKLSLSEKASVKDGISNYKSIAMGGESKAPGIDPSASSELIFARYFIDRSDNRYARANGPNGYHNWAGNTPIGLMVDDYEMTDGTKFSWANTAQKNAPYQNRDPRFYATILYDGAGWKPRDKVSGNVDPANQIQTGEYDLKEGNTVINFKGLDTRGSSIENWNGSWTGYYMQKFTDPDPAIVDASMPQFVPWPFFRYTEAVLNYVEASIELGQTDQAIVWLNRIRFRSGMPAVSSTSQAELRNIYRHERRIEMAYEEQRYHDARRWMIAEETLGRQPTYIKVSGKFKSGQTMSAPYHYDTSVYDYTYTPTIETAQESRLWAEKVYFRPFERDEVFKNKELKQNPGY is encoded by the coding sequence ATGAAAGCGATATTCAAAAATACATATATACTACTGACTACTGCACTGCTGGCTTCCTTTGCAAGCGGATGCAAGAAAGATTTCCTGAGCGTTAAACCGCCTACTCAGATACCTTCAGAACTGGTTTGGAAAGATCCGGCACTGGCACAAGCTTTTGTAACCGAAATTTATAATGGTTTAGGGAATGGTGGGTTCCCGGAGCAAATGTTGTCTTCTGTGACTGATGAATCATTATTTACGCATCCAAACAGGGGGATTGATTTAGTGAATGCAGGAATTATTAATCCTACAAATTTAGGCTGGGTAGACGATACCTGGGCTTATAATAGAATGTATAACCGGATCAGGTCTTGTAATATCACTATCGAAAAGTTATCCGGAGCGGATAATGGGATTACTGATAAAAACATAAAAGATCAGTTGTTGGGTGAAGCACACTTTTTAAGAGCTTATTTTTATCATCAGCTGACCCGTTTTTATGGCAGTGTACCACTGATCACTAAAGTTTATGCGCTGGATGAGGATTATGCTGTGAAAAGGTCTACCTATGAAGAATGTGTGAATTTTATAGTCAAAGATTGTAATGATGCAATTAAAGAGCTGGCAGGAAAGTCCACTCAAAAGGGAAGAACTTCTGCTTTAGCTGCAATGGCTTTAAAGTCAAGGGTACTCTTGTACGCGGCAAGTGATTTACATGATTCACCAACTGCAAGATCAAAATCCAAAGGAGTGATTTCAGGCTATGCCAATCCGGAATTTCTTGGTTACATCACGGGAGATCGTATGCAACGTTGGAAAGCAGCACAGGATGCAGCTAAAGCTGTAATAGACGCAGGTAGCGGTTACAAGCTGTCTCTCAGCGAAAAAGCATCTGTTAAGGATGGGATCAGCAATTATAAAAGCATTGCAATGGGTGGAGAAAGTAAAGCACCGGGTATAGATCCTTCGGCAAGTTCAGAACTGATATTTGCGCGGTATTTTATTGACCGGAGTGATAACCGTTATGCGCGTGCGAATGGCCCCAATGGATACCATAACTGGGCAGGTAATACACCAATTGGTTTAATGGTAGACGATTACGAAATGACAGACGGAACTAAATTCAGCTGGGCAAATACAGCGCAGAAAAATGCACCCTATCAGAATCGTGATCCACGTTTTTATGCTACCATACTCTATGATGGCGCTGGCTGGAAGCCAAGGGACAAAGTTTCTGGAAATGTCGATCCTGCGAATCAGATTCAGACTGGTGAATATGATTTGAAAGAGGGTAATACTGTGATTAATTTCAAAGGGCTGGATACCCGCGGGAGTTCTATTGAAAACTGGAATGGAAGCTGGACGGGCTATTATATGCAGAAATTTACAGATCCCGACCCTGCTATTGTAGATGCTTCCATGCCGCAATTTGTGCCATGGCCTTTTTTCAGGTATACAGAAGCAGTACTGAATTATGTGGAGGCGAGCATTGAGTTAGGACAAACTGACCAGGCTATCGTTTGGTTAAACAGGATCAGGTTCAGATCTGGTATGCCAGCTGTCAGTTCAACTTCCCAGGCTGAGTTAAGGAATATTTACCGCCACGAACGCCGGATCGAAATGGCTTATGAAGAACAGCGTTACCATGATGCACGCCGCTGGATGATTGCCGAAGAAACATTGGGCAGACAACCTACTTATATCAAAGTTTCGGGCAAGTTTAAATCCGGACAAACCATGTCTGCGCCTTATCATTACGATACTTCAGTTTACGATTATACTTATACGCCAACAATTGAAACTGCTCAGGAGAGTCGTTTATGGGCAGAAAAAGTATATTTCAGACCATTTGAGCGTGATGAAGTATTTAAAAACAAAGAGTTAAAACAGAACCCCGGTTATTAA